Proteins from one Nitrospirae bacterium YQR-1 genomic window:
- the ftsE gene encoding cell division ATP-binding protein FtsE, translated as MIVLDRASKYYEAQVALKNVSFSIKKGELAFVTGPSGAGKTTLFKLLYLAEAPDEGTITIAGFNTSNLKEATIPFLRRNIGVVFQDFKLLNNKTVFDNIALTLRIRGIMERETKERVHNVLKLVNLRHKSDSYPATLSGGEQQRITLARAIVGEPTVMLADEPTGNLDAENEENIMKIFKHINNKGTTILIATHNRSLFTNTGKRVFFLEEGALVKEEIT; from the coding sequence ATGATAGTACTGGACAGGGCTTCTAAGTACTACGAGGCACAGGTAGCTTTAAAAAATGTCAGTTTCTCAATAAAAAAAGGGGAGCTTGCCTTTGTTACCGGTCCCAGTGGTGCGGGGAAAACCACTTTGTTTAAACTCCTGTACCTTGCCGAGGCTCCGGATGAGGGAACTATTACAATAGCAGGGTTTAATACCTCTAACCTCAAGGAGGCCACAATTCCATTTTTAAGGCGTAACATCGGTGTTGTGTTTCAGGATTTTAAGTTATTAAATAATAAAACTGTTTTTGACAATATCGCCCTTACACTACGGATAAGGGGCATAATGGAGCGGGAAACAAAAGAGCGTGTCCACAATGTGCTGAAGCTGGTAAACCTCCGGCACAAGTCAGACAGCTACCCTGCAACACTTTCAGGAGGTGAGCAGCAACGAATAACCCTGGCTCGTGCCATAGTGGGTGAACCTACCGTTATGCTTGCCGATGAGCCGACCGGTAATCTTGATGCGGAAAATGAAGAAAACATTATGAAAATATTTAAGCATATAAACAACAAGGGCACAACAATACTAATAGCTACCCACAACAGGTCACTTTTTACCAACACCGGTAAAAGAGTTTTTTTCCTTGAAGAGGGCGCACTGGTTAAAGAAGAGATTACGTAA